DNA from Microbacterium sulfonylureivorans:
CCGTAGGAGAGGAACACGAACCCGTGGATGCCGCCGCCGATCGTCACCGCGATCGCCAGGTCGGTCGACTCGCGGACGATCAGCCCCGCGATGAGGAGGGTCCAGGAGACGGCCTCGGCGATCGCCAGCACGCGGAACAGATTCAAGGGCGTGCGGAACACGGCTCTCCTTCGGGTGGGGGTGCTTCCAGCCTAGGTTCGCTCGCGCCGTCGCCGCGCCGGCGCGGACCGACGAGCTACCGTGGGGCGGTGGACTACTCCCCCGATGCGCTCCGCCGCCGGCCCGACGTCGAGGGGCCCGGCCTTCCGGCGTCGGATGCCGCGGACCGACTGATCCTCGACGAGTCTGCGACCGCGCGAGCCGATGCCGCGGCCGAGATCGTCGTCATCGGCGACGGCTACGGCGCCCTCACCCTGGGCGCCGCCGCCGACGGAGGACGAGGCATCCGCGTCCATCAGGACGCCCTCACGGGCGAGCAGGCCCTCGCGGCGAACGCCGATGAGTTCGCGCTCGGCGGCACCTTCGCGTCGATGCCGCTCACCGCGGACCTGGTGCGCGGCGCGAAGGTCGTGCTGCTCAGGCTCCCCCGGTCGCTCGACGCGCTCCGCGACATCGCAGGCGTGATCGCCGCCTCCGCGTCGCCGGAGGTCGTCGTCTTCGCCGGCGGACGCGTGAAGCACATGACCCCCGCGATGAACGATGTGCTGCGCGAGCACTTCGAACGGGTCGACGTCACTCACGCGCGTCAGAAGTCGCGCGTCCTCATCGCCCGCGGCCCGCACGACGGACGAGACCCCGAGCCGCGGTGCGAGCAGCACGACGGGCTGATCGTGTGCGCATACGGCGGGGTGTTCGCGGGCACGTCGATCGACATCGGCACCCGGTTCCTGCTGGCGCACCTCCCGGCCCCAGACGGTGCAGCGGGGGCGGTGATCGACCTGGCGTGCGGCACCGGCGTCGTCGCGGCGACGCTCGCGCTGCGGCATCCCGCGCTGCGGGTCTACGCGTGCGATCAGTCCGCCGCTGCGGTCGCCTCGGCGCGGGCGACCGCCGAGGCGAACGGCGTCGCCGAGCGCGTCGAGGTCTCACGCGACGACATGCTCCGCAGCCGTGCCGACGGGAGCGCGGCGTTCATCGCGCTGAACCCGCCCTTCCACGTCGGATCCGCCGTCCATGAGGGCGTCGCGCCGCGACTGTTCGCCGACGCGGCCCGCGCGCTGCGCCCCGGCGGCGAGCTGTGGACCGTCTGGAACTCGGCTCTGCAGTACCGGTCCGCTCTCGAGCGGCTGGTCGGTCCGACGCGTCAGGTCGCGCGCAACGCGAAGTTCACCGTGACGGTGTCGACCCGGCGGTGATCGCGTCACCGCCTGTCGTGCGTCGCGCCCAGGCGACGAGCACGGGCGGGAACGCCGGCCACACCGGCGAGCGGCCGGCGCGCGACCGTCCCCGCGGGATCACTCCTCCGGCGACGTCGGCGGCGCGAACGACACCCATGCGCCGTCCGTGCATTGGTAGAACATCGGGGCGGACGTGTCGATGAAGATGTCGTCTGCCGCGCAGGTCTCTTCAGCCGGCGCACCGACCCCGAGGGTCACCTGCGTTCCCGACTCGCCCGCCTCGCCTTGCGCACCCGTCTCGCCCTGCGACCCGGTCTCGCCCTGCGACCCGGTCTCGCCCTGGGACCCGGTCTCGCCCTGGGCGCCTGCGGCACCCGTCGCGCCGGTGAGGTTCTCCGCGGCCGACTCGCGGATGTTGCCGACCAGCGTCCAGTCCTCGTCGAACAGGTAGACGTCGGCGGACGCGACGTCGATGTACACGTCGCCGTCCGAGCCCTTGCCCTCCTCCGGTACGCCGGAACCGGCGCGGACCGCGGATCCTGCGGGGAGGATCTCCTCCAGCGCAGCCTCGTAGTCCTCGACCGTGGCCGTCTGCTCGGGCGTCGGCGTGGGCGACGCCGCGGCGATCGGCTCGGTCGTGTCGACCGACCGCGCCAGCCACGATCCGAGGAACGCCGCGAAGAAGGCCAGGATGACGATGGCGAGCCCGAACCACACCAGCGTCATGCGGCTCACGCCG
Protein-coding regions in this window:
- a CDS encoding collagen-like protein produces the protein MSSESTPPITEPPAAGAASPPVGVSRMTLVWFGLAIVILAFFAAFLGSWLARSVDTTEPIAAASPTPTPEQTATVEDYEAALEEILPAGSAVRAGSGVPEEGKGSDGDVYIDVASADVYLFDEDWTLVGNIRESAAENLTGATGAAGAQGETGSQGETGSQGETGSQGETGAQGEAGESGTQVTLGVGAPAEETCAADDIFIDTSAPMFYQCTDGAWVSFAPPTSPEE
- a CDS encoding class I SAM-dependent methyltransferase — protein: MDYSPDALRRRPDVEGPGLPASDAADRLILDESATARADAAAEIVVIGDGYGALTLGAAADGGRGIRVHQDALTGEQALAANADEFALGGTFASMPLTADLVRGAKVVLLRLPRSLDALRDIAGVIAASASPEVVVFAGGRVKHMTPAMNDVLREHFERVDVTHARQKSRVLIARGPHDGRDPEPRCEQHDGLIVCAYGGVFAGTSIDIGTRFLLAHLPAPDGAAGAVIDLACGTGVVAATLALRHPALRVYACDQSAAAVASARATAEANGVAERVEVSRDDMLRSRADGSAAFIALNPPFHVGSAVHEGVAPRLFADAARALRPGGELWTVWNSALQYRSALERLVGPTRQVARNAKFTVTVSTRR